From Nitrospirota bacterium:
TGCTGTTTGCACAGCAAGGGCAAGGGCATCATCTCTTGTGAGTCCCATTTTTACACCACCCTCAACCATAGCCTCAATAAAAAGTGAAATAAATGCAGGACCACTTCCTGAAAGGGCAGTTACAGCATCCAGATATTTTTCAGGCATCACAAGAACCCTTCCTACCGACATAAAAATTTCTCTTACTATCGCTACCCTTTCTGAAAAACATTCACACAAGGACATAACTGACATCCCTTCTTGAACTATGGCAGGTGTATTTGGCATAACCCTAATGAGTCTTTTTGTTTTAAGCCTCGAAGAAATGTATGAAAAGGTAATACCTGCAGCTATTGATACAACTGTCTTTTCCTCCGTAACATCATCTGCTATTTCATCAAGAACTGTCTCCATATTCTGGGGCTTTACGGCAATGATTATTATATTGCAGGACGATGCCACATCCTTATTAGAAGGTGTTGTTTTTATCCCATAGGTCTGTTCAAGGTATTTTCTCCTTTCTTCCCTCGGCTCTGACACAAATATATCTTCACTTGCACCTAACACCTTGCCCCTTATCCCTTTTATTAGCGCCTCCGCCATATTCCCACCACCTATGAAACCTATCATAGTGCCTCCACCACTTCCTTTTTAAATATGGTGCTTTTATGTATAATTACTTCCATTGGAAAGTCTATTTTAAAATATTTTTGCCTATTTTTAAATTTTTGAATCCTTTTTCTTTTTTCATTTGACATCCTACAAATTATTTTGTATAGTGTTATTGAGCGGTAAGACCGCTGTGGGTTGTCTATAGTGTCTCTTCCGGAGGTTAACCACAGCCATAGCGTAACAAGCCCACAGGGCACGCTCTTTAAATGCATTAAAGATTTTTGCTCATCTACCAATCGTGGTAGAAGGAGCTCGGGGGCCGCCTGAACAGGCGGTCGCTGTTTTTTAGATTCTGTTTTCATATTTCCTTCTCAAATCTCTTTGTTTCCATAACTCCACATAAAATGCGGTAACCCAGTAGAAGACATTCTTCTTTCTTTGCAAAATAATAGCATAATTATAGCCTTCAAGCCATATATACGTTCTCAAGCCTTTATCCGCTGTTCCTTCTCTATACTGCCAGACTTTTATTTCGGCTCTTTCAGAACTCTCCATCAAAGGCTTTGCCCAAGGAAGCCGCTTAGCTCTTGGATAATCAATAATCCGTTCACCAGTATTATTATCGAACTGGCTCACTACATGCCAAAACCCTTCTTCTTTACCCAATCCGTCGGCTTTAACCGTGCCGTCATAGATTACCTTAATACCACGATGGTATGTCTGTGATTCTTTAAAATCTCGTATGAAAACAGCATACAAGCGTGAGAGAACGGTGTCCCAATTACCATCGAGATTAAGCATTGGTGGCAGAAATGATGGCACATCACTCATTAATAGACCTCCGATGGGGTAAAAATAAACAGGTTGAACTTATCAACCCAAGGAGGACTTGTACGGTTCAAACTTTGACCGACACTATTCATTATGATTTGTACTACACTCTTCTTCGCTATATTGACCGAGAAATTACGATTGTAATAGCTTATTGCTCCAATAAATAAATCTGCCAACTGAAGTATCTCGGATTCATGGGAATGGATATTCTGAATATTGCTAATCATCTGTCGAGTAAAATCATAAACATTATTGCACAAAATATCTTTCAGATTAGCTAGTTTCTGTGCACTTCGCGTATCTTTGATGTCCAGATATATATTATATCGGCGCTCTGGTTTTAAAATATTGCGCAGCATATAAAAATACATTTTGTAATAGAATGAATCATGACTTCCCTGATTGAAATAATCATGATTTAACTTTGATTTATCATCTACCACAAGACATCTGAAGTTTAAAGATGGTGTTTTGAAAAAGTAATCAACAATTTCAAGAAAGAAATCCTGTCGAGATTTGGAGACTCTTACCCATTTAAGTTCTCCACAGGCTTTGTGCCTGTTCTTAATTTCACGTATCTGATCTGAAATTCTTTTTACATCTTCTTTCGGACACCACATTCCACCTATTACCATAATCGGCTGTTTATCATGTTCAAGATGACAGCTTTCATCACAATAAATATTGTATACACTCATGAATTCATTCTCCCTTTCGAGGTTCTTTTTACACACTCCCTGTCTTCTCAAGCCTCTGCCTGATAAGCAGATCCCTCATTTCACTCCGAACCCTCGCCCTGAGCCTGTCGAAGGGGCCTAACTCCGAACTATTCCCTTTATCAGAGCCTCTGCCATATTGCCACCGCCTATAAAACCGATCATGATGCCTCTTTCTTCAATAATTTATGAGTACCTTTCTATCATTTTTTCAACCTCTTTTTTGGCTTGCTCAATTAAATTCCTGCTTTC
This genomic window contains:
- the proC gene encoding pyrroline-5-carboxylate reductase, with protein sequence MIGFIGGGNMAEALIKGIRGKVLGASEDIFVSEPREERRKYLEQTYGIKTTPSNKDVASSCNIIIIAVKPQNMETVLDEIADDVTEEKTVVSIAAGITFSYISSRLKTKRLIRVMPNTPAIVQEGMSVMSLCECFSERVAIVREIFMSVGRVLVMPEKYLDAVTALSGSGPAFISLFIEAMVEGGVKMGLTRDDALALAVQTALGTARLLDTGMSPSKLREMVTSPGGTTVAGLKVFEDEGFKEIVISAIEAATKRSRELGKMKE
- a CDS encoding DUF3800 domain-containing protein; its protein translation is MCKKNLERENEFMSVYNIYCDESCHLEHDKQPIMVIGGMWCPKEDVKRISDQIREIKNRHKACGELKWVRVSKSRQDFFLEIVDYFFKTPSLNFRCLVVDDKSKLNHDYFNQGSHDSFYYKMYFYMLRNILKPERRYNIYLDIKDTRSAQKLANLKDILCNNVYDFTRQMISNIQNIHSHESEILQLADLFIGAISYYNRNFSVNIAKKSVVQIIMNSVGQSLNRTSPPWVDKFNLFIFTPSEVY
- a CDS encoding NAD(P)-binding domain-containing protein, which codes for MIGFIGGGNMAEALIKGIVRS